Proteins encoded in a region of the Flavobacteriaceae bacterium HL-DH10 genome:
- a CDS encoding nitronate monooxygenase, which translates to MATKLTQLLNIKHPIIQAPMFLVSNVAMVKEAMNCGIAGCIPALNFRTLDELKIALRELKAAKPDGGSFGFNLIVNKSNLKYKEQLRVICEEGCDFIITSLGSPEETIKQAHKVGIKVFCDVVDLKYAKKVERLGADAVIAVNNKAGGHRGNKSPKALNKELSTNCSIPVISAGGVGCKADVDTMLKYGADGVSVGSPFIASVEAGVTNEYKQACVDYGADDIVMTERISGTPCTVINTPYVQKIGTKQTWLESVLNKNKRLKKWVKMIRFSIGMNATKNAATKATYKTVWVAGPSIEHTHKILPTKDIIRHLIS; encoded by the coding sequence ATGGCTACAAAACTCACACAACTTTTAAATATAAAACATCCTATTATTCAGGCACCTATGTTTTTAGTATCTAACGTAGCGATGGTAAAAGAGGCTATGAATTGTGGTATTGCAGGGTGTATTCCTGCATTAAATTTTAGAACTCTTGATGAGTTAAAAATAGCATTAAGAGAACTTAAGGCTGCAAAACCAGATGGAGGTTCATTTGGTTTTAATTTAATTGTTAATAAATCAAATTTAAAATATAAAGAACAATTACGTGTTATTTGTGAAGAAGGGTGTGATTTTATAATAACTTCTTTGGGAAGTCCCGAAGAAACTATAAAGCAAGCACATAAAGTAGGTATCAAGGTTTTTTGTGATGTAGTAGATTTAAAATATGCAAAAAAAGTAGAACGTTTGGGAGCCGATGCTGTTATAGCTGTAAATAATAAAGCAGGTGGGCATAGAGGTAATAAATCACCTAAAGCACTTAATAAAGAACTTAGTACAAATTGCAGTATTCCAGTAATTTCTGCTGGAGGTGTAGGTTGTAAGGCAGATGTTGATACTATGCTAAAATATGGAGCAGACGGCGTTTCAGTAGGAAGCCCATTTATAGCTTCAGTAGAAGCAGGAGTTACAAATGAATATAAACAAGCTTGTGTTGATTATGGAGCAGATGATATTGTTATGACAGAACGCATATCGGGCACACCTTGCACAGTTATAAATACACCATATGTGCAAAAAATAGGTACTAAACAAACTTGGCTAGAATCCGTTTTAAACAAAAATAAGCGCCTTAAAAAATGGGTGAAAATGATACGTTTTTCAATTGGCATGAATGCGACAAAGAATGCAGCAACCAAAGCTACTTATAAAACGGTTTGGGTGGCAGGTCCGAGTATTGAGCATACTCATAAAATTCTACCTACAAAAGATATTATTAGGCATTTAATTAGTTAA
- a CDS encoding nicotinate-nucleotide adenylyltransferase, whose product MKTIVFIMFLFGLTVLSNAQTIALQETVIELNNTYLNAVNADNAAECVKILEEKVVNYNRELTPLYNEVYDTYKVSFYIPEGKIIAVYNTDGKIIRTIEKYNNVRLPLIVMQAIAKRFPNWGIISDAYHINYHCEKDTVKQEYKIKIKNENEIITVKTNETGMFL is encoded by the coding sequence ATGAAAACCATTGTATTCATTATGTTTTTATTTGGATTAACAGTCCTTTCAAACGCACAAACCATTGCTTTACAAGAAACAGTAATTGAATTAAACAATACATATTTAAATGCTGTTAATGCAGATAATGCAGCTGAATGTGTTAAAATTCTAGAAGAAAAAGTTGTAAATTATAATAGAGAGTTAACTCCATTATATAATGAGGTGTATGATACTTACAAAGTATCATTTTACATTCCCGAAGGGAAAATTATAGCGGTATACAATACAGACGGAAAAATTATAAGAACTATAGAAAAATATAATAATGTAAGATTGCCTTTAATTGTCATGCAAGCTATTGCAAAACGCTTTCCAAATTGGGGTATCATAAGTGATGCTTATCATATTAACTACCATTGTGAAAAAGACACCGTAAAACAAGAATATAAAATCAAGATTAAAAATGAAAATGAAATAATTACAGTAAAAACTAATGAAACTGGTATGTTTCTGTAA
- a CDS encoding class I SAM-dependent rRNA methyltransferase produces the protein MPFSTKIKSNYNPKRLAVKLNSKGEQFVVQGHPWVFSNNIIKINEDAKSGDLAIIFGKNKNRVVGLGLYDANSPIRIKMLHSSTEKVNINASFFQKKIKDAYSKRRNLLKTNTNSYRLLFGENDGFPGLIADMYASVLVVKIYSEIWLPYLDTIISGLQEVSNAKTVVIRLSRSLEQSNAHQLKNGDVVYGILENEVVQFIEHGVNFSANVIKGHKTGYFLDHRANRKQVGEWSKGKTVLDVFSYAGGFSVHALYNGAKEVTSLDISKQALEIAIENGKLNTYKGTHKTIAGDAFEELKKLIKNKVTFDVVVIDPPSFAKQASEIDLAKKKYAQLADLGEQLTAKNGLLVLASCSSRVLSQAFFDINGQTLASTNRTYKVLLKTQHDEDHPIGFPEGAYLKCVYYRFLD, from the coding sequence ATGCCTTTCTCTACAAAAATAAAATCAAATTATAACCCCAAACGCTTAGCGGTAAAGCTAAATTCAAAAGGCGAACAATTTGTTGTGCAAGGACATCCTTGGGTATTTTCAAATAATATTATTAAAATAAATGAAGATGCTAAATCTGGTGATTTAGCAATCATTTTTGGTAAAAATAAAAACCGTGTTGTTGGTTTAGGGTTGTATGATGCTAATTCACCAATTCGGATTAAAATGCTTCATAGTAGCACAGAAAAGGTAAATATTAACGCTAGTTTTTTTCAAAAAAAAATAAAAGACGCTTATAGCAAACGTCGTAATTTATTAAAAACAAATACGAATAGTTACCGTTTACTATTTGGTGAAAACGATGGTTTTCCAGGTTTAATAGCTGATATGTATGCATCTGTTTTAGTTGTGAAAATTTATTCTGAAATCTGGTTGCCTTATTTAGATACTATTATATCAGGTTTACAAGAGGTTTCAAATGCAAAAACCGTTGTTATCAGATTAAGTAGAAGTTTAGAACAATCTAATGCACATCAATTAAAAAACGGAGATGTTGTTTATGGAATTTTAGAAAATGAAGTGGTTCAGTTTATTGAACATGGTGTTAACTTTTCAGCAAATGTTATTAAAGGGCATAAAACAGGTTATTTTTTAGATCATCGTGCTAATAGGAAACAAGTAGGCGAGTGGAGTAAGGGGAAAACGGTATTAGATGTGTTCTCTTATGCTGGTGGATTTTCGGTGCATGCATTATATAATGGAGCTAAAGAAGTTACTAGTTTAGATATTAGTAAACAAGCGCTAGAAATAGCTATTGAAAATGGTAAATTAAATACCTATAAAGGCACGCATAAAACCATTGCAGGAGATGCTTTTGAAGAACTTAAAAAGTTAATAAAAAACAAAGTTACTTTTGATGTTGTTGTTATTGACCCTCCAAGTTTTGCAAAACAAGCTTCAGAAATAGATTTAGCAAAAAAGAAGTATGCCCAATTAGCTGATTTAGGAGAACAGTTAACTGCTAAAAATGGATTATTGGTTCTAGCTTCTTGTTCGTCAAGAGTACTTAGTCAAGCTTTTTTCGACATTAACGGTCAAACATTAGCATCAACAAATAGAACATATAAAGTATTACTTAAAACCCAACATGATGAAGATCATCCCATAGGTTTTCCAGAAGGTGCTTATTTAAAATGTGTCTATTATCGTTTTTTAGATTAA
- a CDS encoding nicotinate-nucleotide adenylyltransferase, with protein MKKLIFSLIIISMTFEMYSQINQLPEVVITAVNYKYLNSVDAVDTDLSVQMLQEQVAMYDLKNSDLYYDDYDTYNVSFYIPNGKILAAYDKDGKVIRTIERFKNIKLPKNVRNAIFKRFPNWTLAKDVYSVSYNTDAASVKKTYKVKLENNGEVIRVKLDEKGNFM; from the coding sequence ATGAAAAAATTAATTTTTAGTCTGATTATTATCAGTATGACATTTGAGATGTATTCTCAAATAAACCAACTACCAGAGGTAGTAATTACAGCAGTAAACTATAAGTACTTAAATTCTGTAGATGCTGTAGACACCGATTTGTCAGTACAAATGTTACAAGAACAAGTAGCCATGTACGATTTAAAAAACTCTGATCTTTATTATGATGATTATGATACCTATAATGTATCATTCTACATTCCTAACGGTAAAATATTAGCTGCATATGATAAAGACGGTAAAGTTATAAGAACTATTGAAAGATTTAAAAATATAAAATTACCAAAAAATGTACGAAATGCAATTTTCAAAAGATTCCCAAACTGGACTTTAGCAAAAGATGTGTATTCTGTTAGCTATAATACTGATGCAGCTTCAGTAAAAAAAACATACAAGGTAAAACTTGAAAATAATGGCGAAGTTATTAGAGTTAAATTGGATGAAAAAGGTAATTTTATGTAA
- the dnaK gene encoding molecular chaperone DnaK: MSKIIGIDLGTTNSCVSVMEGNEAVVIPNAEGKRTTPSVIAFVEGGEIKVGDPAKRQAVTNPTKTVYSIKRFMGNKYSESKAEAERVPYKVVKGDNDTPRVDIDGRLYTPQELSAMILQKMKKTAEDYLGQDVTEAVITVPAYFNDSQRQATKEAGEIAGLKVRRIINEPTAAALAYGMDKKGTDQKIVVFDFGGGTHDVSILELGDGVFEVLSTDGDTHLGGDDVDDKIINWLADEFNAEESMDLRKDPMSLQRLKEAAEKAKIELSSSEQTEINLPYITATASGPKHLVRTLTRSKFEQLIDDLVKRTIEPCQSALKAAGLSKSDIDEVILVGGSTRIPAVQKAVEAFFGKAPSKGVNPDEVVSLGAGIQGGVLTGDVKDVLLLDVTPLSLGIETMGNVFTKLIEANTTIPTKKSQVFSTAADNQPSVEIHVLQGERAMAADNKTIGRFHLDGLPPARRGTPQIEVTFDIDANGIIKVSATDKATNKTQDIRIEASSGLTEEEIQKMKADAEANAEADKKAVESAQKLNEADSMIFQTEKQLEEFGDKLSDDKKQPIVDALEELKKAYETKDLEVITPALDKINEAWKVASEEMYKAQAEAQQAGGDAQPGPDASQNGQGESSDVEDVDFEEVK, encoded by the coding sequence ATGAGTAAAATTATTGGAATCGATTTAGGAACAACCAACTCTTGCGTTTCTGTTATGGAAGGAAACGAAGCTGTTGTAATCCCAAACGCAGAAGGTAAGCGTACTACACCATCGGTTATTGCTTTTGTAGAAGGAGGCGAAATTAAAGTTGGTGACCCAGCAAAACGTCAAGCAGTTACAAACCCAACAAAAACCGTTTATTCTATTAAACGTTTTATGGGGAATAAGTATTCTGAATCTAAAGCAGAAGCAGAACGCGTACCATATAAAGTTGTAAAAGGCGATAACGATACACCACGTGTAGATATTGATGGTCGTTTATACACGCCTCAAGAATTATCGGCTATGATTCTTCAAAAAATGAAGAAAACAGCTGAAGATTACTTAGGTCAAGATGTAACTGAAGCAGTTATTACTGTACCAGCTTATTTTAATGATAGTCAACGTCAAGCGACTAAAGAAGCTGGTGAAATTGCAGGTTTAAAAGTTCGTAGAATTATTAACGAACCAACTGCCGCTGCCTTAGCTTATGGAATGGATAAAAAAGGTACTGACCAAAAAATCGTTGTTTTTGATTTTGGTGGCGGAACACATGATGTATCTATTTTAGAATTAGGTGATGGGGTATTTGAAGTATTATCTACAGATGGTGATACACACTTAGGAGGTGATGATGTTGATGATAAAATTATTAACTGGTTAGCAGATGAGTTTAATGCTGAAGAGTCTATGGATTTACGTAAAGATCCAATGTCTTTACAACGTTTAAAAGAAGCTGCTGAAAAAGCTAAGATTGAATTATCTTCTTCTGAACAAACAGAAATTAATTTACCATACATTACAGCTACTGCTAGTGGTCCAAAACACTTAGTACGCACATTAACTCGTTCTAAATTTGAGCAATTAATTGACGATTTAGTAAAACGTACTATAGAACCTTGTCAATCGGCTTTAAAAGCTGCTGGATTATCAAAATCTGATATTGATGAAGTTATTTTAGTAGGTGGTTCTACACGTATTCCTGCTGTACAAAAAGCAGTAGAAGCATTCTTTGGAAAAGCACCAAGTAAAGGTGTAAATCCAGATGAAGTAGTATCATTAGGAGCTGGAATTCAAGGTGGTGTTTTAACTGGAGATGTTAAAGATGTATTACTTTTAGATGTAACACCTTTATCACTTGGTATTGAAACTATGGGTAATGTATTTACAAAGCTTATTGAAGCAAATACAACAATTCCGACAAAAAAATCACAAGTATTCTCTACAGCTGCTGATAATCAACCATCGGTTGAAATTCATGTGTTGCAAGGAGAAAGAGCCATGGCTGCAGATAATAAGACCATTGGACGTTTCCATTTAGATGGTCTTCCACCAGCAAGACGTGGAACGCCACAAATTGAAGTAACGTTTGATATTGATGCCAATGGTATTATTAAAGTATCAGCAACAGATAAAGCAACAAATAAAACACAAGATATTCGTATTGAAGCATCTTCTGGTTTAACTGAAGAGGAAATTCAAAAGATGAAAGCAGATGCAGAAGCAAATGCAGAAGCAGATAAAAAAGCAGTAGAAAGTGCTCAAAAATTAAATGAAGCAGATTCTATGATTTTCCAAACAGAAAAACAACTAGAAGAGTTTGGAGATAAATTGTCTGATGATAAAAAACAGCCAATTGTAGATGCTTTAGAAGAATTGAAAAAAGCTTACGAAACTAAAGATTTAGAGGTTATTACACCAGCTTTAGATAAAATAAACGAAGCTTGGAAAGTAGCTTCTGAAGAAATGTACAAAGCACAAGCTGAAGCACAACAAGCTGGTGGTGATGCACAACCAGGTCCTGATGCAAGTCAAAACGGACAAGGAGAAAGTAGTGATGTGGAAGATGTAGACTTTGAAGAAGTTAAGTAA
- a CDS encoding glycosyl hydrolase family 28 protein yields the protein MKNICLLVITLILVSCSQQTKQKATNENIFPDGTVIPDWFLDNSKVNPSELGKFYTITDYGVTNDSTIVQTAAIQNTIDEAYRNGGGVVVIPEGTFLSGALFFKPNTHLHVVKNGVLKGSDNIEDYPFKPSRIEGQSIEYFSALVNAFGVNGFTITGNGIIDGNGLNYWKAFWQRRKENPKCTNLEVSRPRLVFIWKCDNVQIQDVHLRNSGFWSSHYYQCNNVKILDLRITSPHEPIKAPSTDAIDIDVCSNVLVKGCYMAVNDDAIALKGGKGPWADKDASNGENTNIIIEDCEFGFCHAALTNGSESIHNKNIIMRNCKVTDAKRLLWLKMRPDTAQNYEYITVENITGQAHSFIYIKPWTQFFDLKGREDVPLSYSDNITMRNIDLKCDIFYDMKITEYDKLTNFTFENINVEAKNGEYDKTIIEGLTFNNVKVNGELIE from the coding sequence ATGAAAAACATCTGTTTATTAGTTATCACTTTGATATTAGTATCATGCTCTCAACAAACGAAACAAAAAGCAACCAATGAAAACATTTTTCCTGACGGAACAGTAATACCTGATTGGTTTTTAGATAATTCAAAAGTAAATCCTTCTGAACTAGGTAAATTTTATACAATTACAGATTATGGTGTAACTAATGATAGTACCATTGTACAAACTGCTGCCATTCAAAATACCATAGATGAAGCCTACAGAAATGGTGGCGGCGTTGTTGTTATTCCTGAAGGAACTTTTTTAAGTGGTGCCTTATTTTTTAAACCTAACACTCATTTACATGTGGTTAAAAATGGCGTTTTAAAAGGATCGGATAATATAGAAGATTATCCTTTTAAACCATCTAGAATTGAAGGTCAAAGTATTGAATACTTCTCTGCTCTCGTTAATGCATTTGGTGTAAATGGTTTTACTATTACTGGCAATGGTATTATTGATGGAAATGGTTTAAATTATTGGAAAGCTTTTTGGCAACGTAGAAAAGAAAACCCTAAATGTACAAACCTAGAGGTCTCTAGACCGCGTTTGGTTTTTATTTGGAAATGTGACAATGTACAAATACAAGATGTTCATCTTAGGAATTCTGGATTTTGGTCTAGTCATTATTATCAATGTAATAATGTGAAAATTTTAGATTTGCGTATTACCTCTCCTCATGAACCTATTAAAGCACCAAGTACAGATGCCATAGATATTGATGTTTGCTCTAATGTATTAGTAAAAGGATGCTATATGGCAGTAAACGATGATGCTATTGCATTAAAAGGCGGTAAAGGTCCTTGGGCTGATAAAGATGCAAGTAATGGTGAAAATACTAATATAATTATTGAAGATTGTGAATTTGGGTTTTGTCATGCAGCATTAACAAACGGCAGTGAATCTATTCATAACAAAAATATAATAATGCGTAATTGTAAAGTTACTGATGCGAAACGTTTATTATGGCTAAAAATGCGTCCAGATACCGCTCAAAACTATGAATATATTACTGTTGAAAACATTACAGGACAAGCACATAGTTTTATTTATATAAAGCCTTGGACTCAATTTTTTGATTTAAAAGGAAGAGAAGATGTGCCTCTATCCTATTCAGACAATATTACCATGAGAAATATTGATTTAAAGTGTGATATTTTTTATGACATGAAAATCACTGAATATGATAAGCTTACAAATTTCACGTTTGAAAACATAAATGTTGAAGCAAAAAATGGCGAATACGACAAAACAATTATTGAAGGCCTTACATTTAATAATGTAAAAGTAAATGGTGAATTAATTGAGTAA
- a CDS encoding acetylxylan esterase: MKKLNIFLVALILLINKQIYAQNSPAPIKLVQFVLTPNHDNWNYKLNEKASIKILVHKFGVPIKNAKITYQYGQDFLQEEKKGELKLKNGTGQISIGTMKTPGFKQLIVKTIIDGQLYRDQIKVGFAPFKIKPTTKNPKDFDSFWQKAINDNKQIPIDPVLTYKPEYSTTKVDVFLVQIQNYKKGQHVYGYLSKPKDNKKHPVLFHPPGAGVKKINPILAFAEQGFISFTTEIHGISPEVSKEDYKDISRALGNYWAINLDDKDNYYYKSVYLGCTRAIDFLTSLPEFDGKNVVVTGGSQGGALSIVTAGLDKRVTALASFYPALSDNSAYINNRAGGWPFMFSNKYNHATTNKLNTASYYDVVNFAKRISVPGFYSTGYNDNTCTPTSTLSAFNSVKAEKTIVITPISGHWRFEETNEKSIKWLKQKCGIK; encoded by the coding sequence ATGAAAAAATTAAACATCTTTTTAGTTGCTTTAATACTACTTATTAATAAACAGATTTACGCTCAAAACTCTCCTGCACCAATAAAATTGGTGCAGTTTGTTTTAACACCAAACCATGATAATTGGAACTATAAACTTAATGAAAAAGCTTCAATAAAAATTTTGGTTCACAAATTTGGTGTACCAATAAAAAACGCAAAAATAACCTATCAATATGGACAAGATTTTTTGCAAGAAGAGAAAAAAGGAGAATTAAAATTAAAAAATGGTACCGGACAAATAAGCATTGGTACCATGAAAACTCCTGGTTTTAAACAATTAATTGTAAAAACAATTATTGACGGACAACTTTATAGAGACCAAATAAAAGTAGGATTTGCTCCTTTTAAAATAAAACCAACTACTAAGAATCCTAAAGATTTTGATAGCTTCTGGCAAAAGGCTATAAACGATAATAAACAAATACCTATAGACCCCGTTTTAACCTATAAACCTGAATATTCTACAACAAAAGTTGATGTTTTCTTGGTGCAAATACAAAACTATAAAAAAGGACAACATGTATATGGGTATTTAAGTAAACCAAAAGATAATAAAAAACACCCGGTCTTATTTCACCCACCAGGAGCTGGAGTAAAAAAAATCAACCCTATCCTGGCTTTTGCCGAACAAGGTTTTATAAGTTTTACTACAGAAATACATGGTATTTCTCCTGAAGTTTCTAAAGAAGACTATAAAGATATTAGTCGTGCATTAGGGAATTATTGGGCTATTAATTTAGATGACAAAGACAATTACTATTACAAAAGTGTTTACTTAGGTTGCACTCGTGCCATTGATTTTTTAACAAGTTTACCCGAATTTGATGGTAAAAATGTAGTAGTAACTGGTGGCAGCCAAGGCGGTGCTTTATCTATTGTAACTGCAGGCTTAGACAAAAGAGTTACAGCACTTGCTTCTTTTTACCCTGCTTTAAGCGACAATAGCGCTTATATAAATAATAGAGCTGGTGGGTGGCCTTTTATGTTTAGTAACAAGTACAATCATGCAACAACAAATAAATTAAATACAGCATCATATTATGATGTTGTTAATTTTGCTAAAAGAATTTCTGTTCCTGGTTTTTATTCAACAGGTTATAACGATAATACCTGTACACCTACATCTACACTATCTGCATTTAACTCTGTAAAGGCAGAAAAAACAATTGTTATCACTCCAATTTCTGGACATTGGCGTTTTGAAGAGACCAATGAGAAATCTATAAAATGGCTTAAACAAAAATGTGGAATAAAATAA
- the panB gene encoding 3-methyl-2-oxobutanoate hydroxymethyltransferase, producing MSVAKKEYKRITVKTLVDMKTNGEKISMLTAYDYTMAKIVDSAGVDVILVGDSASNVMAGHETTLPITLDQMIYHASSVIRAIDRSLVVVDLPFGSYQSDPKEALRSAIRIMKESGAHSVKLEGGREIKDSIKRILNAGIPVMGHLGLTPQSIYKFGTYTVRAKEEKEAADLIKDAKALERIGCFAIVLEKIPAALAKQVAESVSIPIIGIGAGNGVDGQVLVLHDMLGMTHEFHPRFLRRYMNLYEDMTSAISQYVEDVKTIDFPNDSEQY from the coding sequence ATGTCTGTAGCAAAAAAAGAATACAAACGCATTACCGTAAAAACATTGGTTGATATGAAAACCAATGGTGAAAAAATATCAATGTTAACAGCGTATGATTATACGATGGCAAAAATTGTTGATAGTGCTGGTGTAGATGTTATTCTTGTTGGAGATTCTGCTAGTAATGTAATGGCAGGACATGAAACCACATTACCTATTACTTTAGACCAAATGATTTATCATGCTTCTTCAGTAATTCGTGCTATTGATCGTTCGTTAGTGGTAGTTGATTTACCTTTTGGAAGTTACCAAAGTGACCCAAAAGAAGCTTTGCGTTCTGCTATTAGAATTATGAAAGAAAGTGGAGCTCATTCTGTAAAATTAGAAGGAGGTAGAGAAATAAAAGATTCTATAAAACGCATATTGAATGCAGGAATTCCAGTAATGGGTCATTTAGGTTTAACACCACAATCTATTTATAAGTTTGGAACTTATACTGTTCGTGCAAAAGAAGAAAAAGAAGCAGCCGATTTAATAAAAGATGCTAAAGCATTAGAACGTATTGGTTGCTTTGCTATCGTTCTTGAAAAAATACCTGCAGCCTTGGCTAAACAGGTAGCAGAAAGCGTTAGTATTCCTATTATAGGCATTGGTGCAGGAAATGGTGTCGACGGACAAGTATTGGTGTTGCATGATATGCTTGGAATGACACATGAATTTCATCCACGATTTTTACGTCGCTATATGAACTTATACGAAGACATGACTAGTGCTATTTCTCAATATGTTGAAGATGTGAAAACTATTGATTTCCCTAATGATAGTGAGCAGTATTAG
- a CDS encoding RluA family pseudouridine synthase produces MADKILSNKSNLQVLFEDNHIIVINKRAGDIVQGDKTGDKPLSDVVKEYIKDKYNKPGNVYLGTVHRLDRPTTGLVIFAKTSKVLPRLNALFVSKDINKTYWAIVKNEPNKKSDTLINWLKKNTKNNKSTAYNKEIKDSKKAILHYKLLKTLDNYFLLEINLETGRHHQIRSQLSNIGSPIKGDLKYGFDRSNKDASIHLHARYISFIHPVKKEPITITAPLPKDPIWDACTS; encoded by the coding sequence GTGGCAGATAAGATTCTTTCAAACAAATCCAACCTTCAAGTGCTTTTTGAAGATAATCACATTATTGTGATTAATAAAAGAGCAGGTGATATTGTACAAGGTGATAAAACGGGGGACAAACCTTTAAGTGACGTTGTTAAAGAATACATTAAAGATAAATACAATAAACCAGGAAATGTTTATTTAGGAACTGTACACAGACTCGATAGACCAACAACTGGACTTGTTATATTTGCTAAAACCAGCAAAGTATTGCCAAGATTAAATGCGCTTTTTGTTTCAAAAGATATAAACAAAACTTATTGGGCTATTGTTAAAAATGAACCAAATAAGAAAAGTGATACACTAATTAACTGGCTTAAAAAAAATACGAAAAACAACAAATCAACTGCATATAATAAAGAAATAAAGGATAGTAAAAAGGCCATTCTTCATTATAAATTATTAAAGACGTTAGATAACTATTTTTTACTTGAAATTAATTTAGAAACGGGAAGACATCATCAAATTCGCTCACAACTTTCAAACATTGGAAGCCCTATAAAAGGCGATTTAAAGTACGGATTTGATAGAAGTAATAAAGATGCTAGTATTCATTTACATGCCAGGTACATTTCATTTATACATCCCGTAAAAAAAGAACCTATAACCATTACTGCACCTTTACCGAAAGACCCCATTTGGGATGCTTGCACAAGCTAA
- a CDS encoding histidine kinase, which produces MVQTSERIASTASERYLLIYMIAVLAIVTTLVIIFFVVFLKRKNKLLLDKIKQQQAFEEEITLAQTETQEQTLKNIGWELHDNVGQLLSFANMQLSILKMQVTDDLKDKFQDTTDALRESLSEVRALSKTLNNEVVLNIGFEKSITNELNRLKKMKFTSAKLKIIGDKVGFTNRKHEIIIFRILQEFLSNSVKYSEAKNLSIILDYKSDTLLITAQDDGVGFNIGDIENGSGLINMKSRADLINAELDIVSKPNNGVVLTLNYPLFNSVNV; this is translated from the coding sequence ATGGTGCAGACCTCAGAACGAATAGCTAGTACAGCTTCAGAACGGTATTTATTAATATATATGATTGCTGTTTTAGCAATTGTCACAACTTTGGTAATAATATTTTTTGTGGTTTTTTTAAAAAGAAAGAACAAATTACTATTAGATAAAATTAAACAACAACAGGCTTTTGAAGAAGAAATTACACTAGCTCAAACAGAAACTCAAGAGCAGACTTTAAAAAACATTGGTTGGGAATTACATGACAATGTGGGGCAATTATTATCGTTTGCTAATATGCAGTTAAGTATATTAAAAATGCAGGTTACTGATGATCTTAAAGATAAGTTTCAAGATACTACTGATGCCTTAAGGGAGAGTTTGTCTGAAGTTAGAGCACTTTCAAAAACTTTAAATAATGAGGTTGTTTTAAATATTGGTTTTGAAAAGTCGATTACCAATGAATTAAACCGACTTAAAAAAATGAAATTTACTTCAGCCAAACTTAAAATAATAGGCGACAAAGTAGGTTTTACAAATAGAAAACATGAAATTATTATTTTTAGAATTTTACAGGAGTTCTTATCAAATTCAGTAAAATATTCTGAAGCTAAAAATTTGAGTATTATTTTAGATTATAAGTCTGATACCCTATTAATTACTGCTCAAGATGATGGCGTAGGTTTCAATATTGGAGATATAGAGAATGGTTCAGGTTTAATTAATATGAAAAGTAGAGCTGATTTAATTAATGCAGAATTAGATATTGTTTCAAAACCTAATAATGGCGTTGTTTTAACATTAAACTATCCGTTGTTTAATTCTGTTAATGTTTAG